The genomic DNA GAAAGTAAGCCGCTCCCCCCGGTCCAGGGCGCGGCGCTCCCGGAGAAGAAGGCCCGAGGCTTTCCCGGCGAAGGCCCGGAGCTCGGCCACGAGCTCGCCCGTTTGCGCGCCTCGGGGCAGGCGGAGCGAGAGCTCCCGGACCATCTCATAAAGGGTGAAGTACTCAAGGCCGCGGACCCCCCGCCGCCACTGAATCAACGGCCCCCGCCGGAACCAGAGGAAGTTCCGCACGCCCACCTCGAAAAGCTCCTCCACTATCTCAAAAAGGGCACCAGTGCCAAGGGCGCCCGCGCCCCGGACACCCGTGTCCCGGACACCCGTGCCCCAGGAGCCAGCGCCTCCACGAGAAGATAAAGGAGAACGGAACTGGTTTCCACTTCCGGGGGACGTGAAAAAAGGGGATTGGTCCCCGTGAAAAGGAGACTGGTCTTCCCCCCACATGTTGGCGAGGACCCGTCCGCCGTTTTCGTCCCCCGGGGTGTCGAAATGCACCAGGGAGAGGAAAACCCTGCCCGCCCCCACGGAGCCCACGAGCACCAGGGGGTCGCCCTTCATCCGGCGCGGGTCGAGGTTGAGGGCGTAGCGCTCCTCCAGTGCCGCCCAGCCCGCCTGCTCCGAGCAAGCCGTATCGCCCACGTTGATGTCGGAGGTGAAGGCATCCGCCGTGGCCTCCTCGAAGGAGGCCAGCGTCCTGAGCCCCTCGTCTTCGGCCACGAACTGGGAGGGCCACCAGATGTGAAAGACGTCTCCTTGCACTCCCTCCCAGAGGGGGTGGGGCGAGAGGCGGAGCCTGACTGGGCCGCTCAGGCTGGGCACGCGCTCGGAGAGGGGCTTGCGCCTTACGTTCACCAGGCCCATGCCCTCGCGGGTGGCCAGGCCCGCCCCGCCGCAGATGCCCACGTAGGTGCCCCCGGAGCGGACGAAATCCGTGACGGCGCGGACGCCGTCCTGGCCCAGGGATTTCATCTTGTTGGTGGCCCATCCGCCGGGGACGTAGAGGGCGCGGTGCTCCCGGAGCCTTCCCCGCCGGATGTCCCCCGCACTCACGAGGCGGAAGGCCAGGCCCCGCTCCCTGAGCGCCCGGAAGGACAGGAGCCCCCAGAGGAACGACTCGTCCCAGAGGAAGGCGGCGGGCTCAGAAGGCATACCGGTGTCCGTATCCCCGGGGCGTGACCATGCGGTCCTGCCAGCGGAAGCTCATGGAGTTGCCCACGACGACGGTGCACTGCATGTCCAGGGGGTGCTCGAGCATCTCCCCCAGGGTGCTGAGGACGCTCTCCTCGTCCTCCCGGGTGGCCGCACGCACGATGCCCACGGGGGTCTCCGGGGGCTTGTGCCGGAGAAGAATCTCTTGGGCCCGCTCGATATGCGTCTTTCTGCCCCTGCTCCTGGGGTTATAGAGCACCACCACGAAGTCCGCCCTGCCGGCAGCATCGAGGCGCTCCTCGATGAGCTGCCAGGGGGTGAGGCGGTCCGAAAGGCTTATGGCGCAGAAGTCGTGCATCAGGGGAGCGCCCAGC from Nitrospirota bacterium includes the following:
- a CDS encoding BPL-N domain-containing protein, translating into MPSEPAAFLWDESFLWGLLSFRALRERGLAFRLVSAGDIRRGRLREHRALYVPGGWATNKMKSLGQDGVRAVTDFVRSGGTYVGICGGAGLATREGMGLVNVRRKPLSERVPSLSGPVRLRLSPHPLWEGVQGDVFHIWWPSQFVAEDEGLRTLASFEEATADAFTSDINVGDTACSEQAGWAALEERYALNLDPRRMKGDPLVLVGSVGAGRVFLSLVHFDTPGDENGGRVLANMWGEDQSPFHGDQSPFFTSPGSGNQFRSPLSSRGGAGSWGTGVRDTGVRGAGALGTGALFEIVEELFEVGVRNFLWFRRGPLIQWRRGVRGLEYFTLYEMVRELSLRLPRGAQTGELVAELRAFAGKASGLLLRERRALDRGERLTFREAADPGTRALREELFSRSKSHGGLFKRLLEKVDRRLYALLGEEA